One Eurosta solidaginis isolate ZX-2024a chromosome 1, ASM4086904v1, whole genome shotgun sequence genomic window, CAACAAGCTGAGCTGCATGAGCTGCCCGCGAGCCACAATAGaagtagcagcaacaacaacagcaagcttAACAATCACAGCGGTCGAAGTGCTTTCTATGAGAATAGTTTTACACGCACACTTAAACATATTTACGGTATATGCGGTGATCGCGATGATCTATTTTGGTGTTTCAAAGTGCAAGCGACGCGTCTCTTAGGAAGAGCGCTCAAAGTGCATAATATAAATATTGTTGAGGGCGTGTCAATTGTCAAGAAAGTGGATAACGAGACACGTACGGGGCGTGCAAGCGCCAATTCCGAAGATAAACTAAGTAATCGCGATCTTGAAAATTTATCAATGAAAAGTTTAGATGCTCTTTTAATGGAACGTTTTTTGCATTTCATTGATAGCCGTCAACTACAAGTAAATTTGCCACGCCTACTTAattttgagcaacgcaacaagcAAGATTTGTTTAGTTCACTAATGTCTTATTTTCAACAATTTACACTTGGTGATGTGGATGATGTAGCTCATCAGACGATTGAATCTGAGGAGGGTCGACGAAAGAAGGGTGGTGatgataaaaaatatttgggtgcATTTATAGCGGCTGTAATGTTGAAGGCGGCTATACTCAAAATGGCATATCATTCGATTGCAATTGTGGCGGGTAAAGCGTTAATCGTTGGTAAAATTGCGTTAATTATTAGTGCTATAATTGGTTTGAAGAAGTTGGTGTCATCGGAAGGTGGCGAAAAGACCACTTACGAAATTGTTAAACATCCACAAGTGCAGCATAGTCAAACATATTCGTCAAGTCATGCGGGCGAATACGAGGCCGGGCATGAAGGTAGCTCATATCATCGTAGTATCGATGATGAGATGATGATGCAGGATAAGGCATACAATGCTTGGGTGCCGTCTCGTGCGCAGTCATAAGAATGACGTAGCAAgatacagacatatgtatgtagctgggTTGCTGCTGAAAAATTGAATAATTGCTAATTATATATGATTGTGTAAGCTAGAGAAAGTTATATATATGTCGCAAACATGCGATTGCAGATCAAAACCAAAGATGTTCATCAAACCAAAAATTGAATGCTACTTATGTATAGAGAAATTTCGTGCACGTCAGTCTAGCATAAATAGTGTTTGTTATATAGGTTAAATATAAATAGCGTGAACACaattaaaacaattatttttttttatttattgttatatattcATATGTTTGTGTTGTATATTGTAAACTTAAAACATTATTACATAtagtttaaatatatttttaaatatttaactaaGGGTCCCATAGTTTTTAAgatgatttgtttaataaattattatttgCTTACCTAAAAAgttattataattaaataaaaattattgcaGGATTAGCAaactacactcagaaaaaaaaccTCAGAACATAGAAAAGCGGATTCGATTATTCGCTATACAAATTTGTTgcccaattaaattttttttagtttccctGTATATgtccttgtttaaaaaaaaatcattgtataGCGCTACGGAAAAGTTTCgttaaatttgttaaaaaattgttaatcacccctattctgcatttcgattacgttcccgttctacgctccgctttaatcgaagttgggtattctgcattacgacggaatcgtaacgagaagaggaagagcaaatgatttttcgaaatcagctgtttgtacggaatgtgtgaacattggaacaaaataaattaaataaaatttgaaaaaaacactgaaaaacgtttatatttttttatccacgccattttgtacaaaaaaaagcaatataatatattgccgcagtgttattttttttgagtgaagtgatttcataattatatgtgtgtttttgtcgttcttttggccaattccctgccgcggCCACCAAGTTTTGCTAAAACGgtttcctgcacgaatatagttgacattttctgaattttatggatgctaatttcattgcactggcctaaaataatttataaagatttatttattctttccgcaaggattgtttacgttttcgcttcaccttcctctactccggctgcttgctttggcatataactggacccaacgaacagacaaattatagctgtctattataatggaatcaatagccgcggcattatttgtggagttggaaagcaacgcatacgaaaatggccaggcgagaatggaaaggcaaatattccgagatttgtgtaatccacttgagatgagtgacgaattgtaagaaattgaa contains:
- the Osi11 gene encoding uncharacterized protein Osi11, coding for MDTNLRLLAAFILIALCQQAELHELPASHNRSSSNNNSKLNNHSGRSAFYENSFTRTLKHIYGICGDRDDLFWCFKVQATRLLGRALKVHNINIVEGVSIVKKVDNETRTGRASANSEDKLSNRDLENLSMKSLDALLMERFLHFIDSRQLQVNLPRLLNFEQRNKQDLFSSLMSYFQQFTLGDVDDVAHQTIESEEGRRKKGGDDKKYLGAFIAAVMLKAAILKMAYHSIAIVAGKALIVGKIALIISAIIGLKKLVSSEGGEKTTYEIVKHPQVQHSQTYSSSHAGEYEAGHEGSSYHRSIDDEMMMQDKAYNAWVPSRAQS